AATCACCACATCCCCACCACCCATATCTGCTGCGAAGTTGATCATATCATCGATCTCATCATCATTCACACCCTTTAAAATGACCATATTCAACTTGATCGGAGTTATGCCCACATCGATGCACATTTTAATGGCATTTAGAGTATCTTTAAGTCTCATAACACCGGTGATCAACTTAAACTTCTCCTCATCAAGGCTGTGAAGGCTGATGTTCACCCGATTCAGACCGGCATTCTTCAAATCTATAGCGAGCTTGTCGAGGTTTGTACCATTTGTAGTCATGGAAATTTCATTTACTTTTTGGTTATGAATTCTACTGATAATATCGATGATATCTTTTCTGAGTAAAGGTTCGCCACCAGTCAACTTTACAAAATTTATACCGAACTTGGTAAGGATTCTTACGATTCTCTCGATTTCATGAACACTCATCATTCGATCCTGAAGATTACTAACTCCTTCTCTATGACAAAAGATGCACCGAAAGTTACAATTGGTGCTCGGATTGATCGATAATCTCAAACCTAGAATCGGTCTATTGAATCGATCGACAAGTACCATTTTACACCACTTAGACCTTTGAATCTTTGAGACTCAATAAATTTTTAAAAAACCATTTATTTAAGGATATTGAAGAGATTGTAACCATACACACTTTTGAATGAGTTAGTATTAATAAAGTTTGAATCAAAACTTCAATCTTTAAAGTTTTATGTATATCACAAATAAAAGAATTATAGATGTTAGAAAAACAAAGACCCATACCCTCTTATCCCAACTTATGACTTTATATCCATCGAACATACCGAACGGTAGTAGATTAAGAAATGCTATCAATGTATTGATGTAAGCACCATTTCTTAAAATGATGTGAAATGGTATGGGTACTATCGGAAGGAAGAGAATTAAGATCAAGGCGAGGATGATATTTATTAAAGGACCTGAAATCGCTGACTTCCCTATGGCTTTGGTCGTAGCATAACCTGATATTATAACAGCACCTGGTGCGATGATTTTGAAGAAGAACGGCAATATACTGATTAAAGTGATGATCACTCCAAATGTATTCAATCTAAACTCGGCCCACAATCCATAACTTTGGGCTACAAATTTATGGGCCAGTTCATGGAGGATGAAAGCTGATGCGAAGAGTGTTATTGAGGGGAGTAAGATGAACCACGGTCCTGCAAATTTCATGAGTGAAAGGCCGATGAGTATTACCAATAAGGTACCGATAGTTAAGTGAATAACTTCAGTGAAACTGAATTTTAAGGTACGTATAGTACGTATAAAAGAAAAAGTCTTAGTTCTATAACTCTGTGCAGGCCTAAGTTTAAAACCTTGTAAAGGAGGCTTTGCCATCCATAATTCTGAGCATTTATGATTCTCAGGAAGACGATGCTCGGCACAAAATCTTTTTCCACAATACGGGCAGGTGAAGGGGAGCCACTCTTCTTTACCACAATATTCACAAGACAAATTTCCTCTCTGATTAATTTAATAATAGTAGTATAAAAGTTAAATGTTCGGTAAGGAAAGATCGATAAATCTTTATAATAAATGGAGATTGAAGATCTCTTCAAATTATCTGGTTTTATCAATATTGTGAAATAACTGTTATTAGCCGAGGGAGATTCGAACTGCCGTCACCGTTAACACCTCTATGGTAAGATCCAGAGGCAGCACCCTTAGCCCTTACGGATTGGCACCTAGACTACCGGGCTATAATATTTATTTAGATTCGATTACGTATTCCCTCAAGATGATTTAAGTGCAGGAATCATTCATAGTTCTTGAGGTATAATAAAAAATATAATATAGAAGAACTGACTAATAAAACTTGATGCAGAAACTTAGAAGAAGGGAATTTATCAAATTAGGCCTTGGCGCAGCCGTTGGTGCCGCTCTAGCCCCAAGTATTGGAGTCTTGTTGGAGGATGTGAAGTCACATAGTGTCGCAACCGGTACAAAAGAGGCCGAGGGCAGGGTGCCTCTATTCTGCGGGGCATGCGGTGCCAATTGTGGATTGATGTTCGTACAAAAGGGTAATCTTAAGTATATTCTGCCTAACTTATCACACCCACAACCGGGGATGTGTTTCCGTTCAGCTTCAGCCATCCAGATATGGAACCATCCACTCAGGCTTAAGAAACCACTGAAACGTGTAGGAGCTAGGGGTGAAGGAAAATTCACAGAGATAGATTGGGAGACAGCCTTGAATGAAATCGCAGCAAAACTGAAAGGGGTTGTGGAAAAGTATGGAGCTGAAAGTGTGGCATTTACGAGACACGATCACATGGCGTGGATCTTACCATTCATAGCGTTTACTCTGGGCACTCCTAATGTAGTCGGTCATGAAGGGACTTGCCATGCGGCCTCTACGGTCGCTAGAAGGTTCACACTTGGCGCCGCAGGTCCTCCCACGATCGATCCAGATTATGCCAATGTCAGATATCTACTACTTATAGGTCGTATCCTTGACGCTGCCATGGGTCAGGTGAGAAGTTTAGAAAAAGCAAGAAAGCTTGGCCTTAAAGTAGTAGTGGTAGATCCCAGATTTCCCAATCTGGCCTTCTCTTCGAGTGAGTGGGT
This genomic interval from Nitrososphaerales archaeon contains the following:
- the moaA gene encoding GTP 3',8-cyclase MoaA, with the translated sequence MVLVDRFNRPILGLRLSINPSTNCNFRCIFCHREGVSNLQDRMMSVHEIERIVRILTKFGINFVKLTGGEPLLRKDIIDIISRIHNQKVNEISMTTNGTNLDKLAIDLKNAGLNRVNISLHSLDEEKFKLITGVMRLKDTLNAIKMCIDVGITPIKLNMVILKGVNDDEIDDMINFAADMGGGDVVILQLIELVNEGKSSKNYNEFHCDLTQIERSLMERAVKEDIRSTHFRHKYLMPNGVWVEVVKPMHNSNFCMGDNRIRITHDGYFKPCLLRNDNLIDFLTPMRNGASDDELAKLFLRAIELREPFFKPAHSLLYKNVAH